The Camelus ferus isolate YT-003-E chromosome 34, BCGSAC_Cfer_1.0, whole genome shotgun sequence sequence aggTGGACAAACACATTCGGCGACTGGACACAGACCTGGCCCGTTTTGAGGCTGATCTGAAGGAGAAACAGATTGAGTCAAGTGACTATGACAGCTCTTCCAGCAAAGGCAAAAAGAgtgaggaggggggtggggatgTGAGCAGAGGGGCGAGGATTCCAAGGGAGAAGccagagggagaagccaggggctCTTCAGCtctgagggctgagggcaggccaccaggtgggggcaggagaaggggactTAACccatctttctgtctccctgcctTCTGGCTCCCCGCCTCTCTCCTAGAAGGCAGGactcaaaaggagaagaaagctgCTCGTGCTCGTTCCAAAGGGAAAAACTCGGATGAAGAAGCCCCCAAGGCCGCCCAGAAGAAGTTAAAACTTGTGCGCACGTGAGTGTGTCAGGGAGCACTTGGCCAAGTGACGGATTGCTCTTTCCCACTGCCCATCCCACTCGCACTGCCCCTTGCCACTCTCTCTGTCTTCTGCACCAACTACCCTTCTTGTTATTTTGGAATCTTTTGGGCAGAGGAGAAGCCACAGATCACTAGCCCCATAAGGGTCTCCTTTTGCCACCTCTGGGAGTCTCAGGGTGTAGCTTCCCTTCCTGCAGATGacaccttctcttcctcttggCACGCAGAAGTCCTGAGTATGGGATGCCCTCAGTGACCTTTGGCAGTGTCCACCCCTCTGATGTGTTGGATATGCCTGTGGATCCCAACGAACCCACCTATTGCCTTTGTCACCAGGTCTCCTACGGAGAGATGATTGGCTGTGACAACCCTGATGTAAGAACCATTTTGCCTCAAGATCGGGGTTCTGGGGACCTGAAGGGACAAGGAGAGGGTGGTTAATAGTGGGACTTCGGGATAGGAGGAAGGTGGTTGGAGTCGATTGGCCTTGGGACTTCCAAGGATTCTCCCAAGGGACAGAATAAGGGAATATTCCTAAGGAGTCGGGGAGGGGgggttctttcctttcctctgccctcccccccccccggtccCTGACTTCTGCTGCTTccatcttcttcctttcccagtgTTCCATTGAGTGGTTCCACTTTGCCTGTGTGGGGCTGACCACCAAGCCTCGAGGGAAGTGGTGAGTGAGAGCTGCGGAGAGCTGGACAGCCCCCAGCTGAGTGACCAGGGGCATCCTCCCTCTCGCTCactctcccctttctccctcgCATTCTTTTTTAGGTTTTGCCCACGCTGCTCCCAAGAacggaaaaagaaatagataaggGCCTTGGATTCCAGCACAGTTTCTTCCACATCCCCTGACCTGGgctagtggggagagggatgcctgccggggccgggggcagggagaggtggaTGGCGCAGCGTCGtcatcccctctcctcccctcccactcctggTGCTGAAGCTGCACCCAAACCCTGGTAGGGGGGGTGCCGCAGCCACTAATGGTATGTGCTCTCGTTCAGCCCCCGTCTCCCGAGGGAGGTGGTCCTGCCCACTGTCCTTTTGCCTCCATGCTGAGGTTGGTGCTGCATTTTTGAGGGATGGTCCTCTTCACTCCCCTTGCTTTGTATTTAAGGACTGAGGCAGTAGCGTGgggccctcccccagcctcctaaTTCGCTCCCCCCGTGGGGGGCCATCGTGTGATAAACTTTTTccactctcttcctggttttttcAGCAGGGGCTCCCCCACATCACCTGGGCTGTGGCCCTGGTTGAAGGGGCACGGCACCCCTTCCTCTGTGCCAAGAGGATTCATCCTGGCCTCGTGagtgggaggggcggggtggAATGCAGATATCTCACGTGTAAAGGAGGTGGGTAGGTGAATAAAAGCTGTACGTGTTGGTCTGCTGTGTTTATTGTAGAGACACTATTTTAGCACGTGTGCGAAGCAGATTTTTGCCTTCTCTTGAGTTGGCTAAAAGGCAGGAGGCGGACATGTCAGAAGTGGGACGAGACATGGAACCAGAAGTGGTACCTCTGCTCCGGAATCATCAGCTTCTCTGCTTGAGGAGGACAGAGCTGGCTGGGGCTGTGCCTCAGACCAGGGGTTAACACAGCTTAAGATTGTGTATCTTTTCTCCATAAAATACCTTTCACTTGATTCccaataaatgtgtgtttgttttacaCATGAATTACTATAGTAAGTATTAGCCTGACTTGTTTTAAATACTAAGcaagaaaacaagtattttttcccTACGCCAACGAGTCGTCTTGCTCACCTCCACTTGGAAACCATTTCCTTAGGCTGAGCGGTCCTCGCGGCTGATTTTCTCCGCGCCTGAACTGGCTCTTGCTTCCCCTTCGGCTCCTTACCTGGAGGCTTCCTCTCTAGTTCTTACCCAGGCAGCCCGACTGCCTTAGTACGTTCCATCGCCCCATCACCCCATCACCGCCTGCCTCGCTTCCAGGCCTCACCCCTTCCTGGGCAGGTGGTTTCTCGGAACTCGGTTTTCTCGTCTATAAAGTAGGGGTAACAGTACCCACTTTATGGGAGATGAAGTGGTAATACGGTGAAGAGCAACGCAGGCAGGACCCACTCCATCGAAAGCACCGAGTCAGTGGTCACCTGCCGCCCCTGTCCTCTCGAGCGGAATGCGACACCCGCCGCCCGGGCCCCCGCCGCGTCAGTTTCCGCGGCCCGCCCCGCCCTTTGTGACGTCGGGCGGCCTCGCACCCCCTGACTTGGCCCGTTAGAGGCCGCTCGGTCCCGGGAACGCGGGCGGATCCTCCGGGGCCATGAGGCAGCTAGCCGCCGGCTCCCTGCTCTCACTCCTGAAGGGTGAGAGCGTCCTCCGCCTCCGGAGCCCTCCGTCACAGTGTCTCAGCCGCTTTCCCCCGGGCGCCCGGTGCCCCCGCTCCcgacccctccccaccttccctgcGGGCAGACGGCCCCCTACCCCCGGCCCCTCACCCTCACCCGCGGCCTCGGCGGCCAGACGACCGGGTCCCCGGGTCCCCGCCCCACTCTCCCGCTGGGTCAGGCCGGCCCCGCGGGTGTCGGAGCCGGGTCCAGCCGTGGTCCGTTCCCGCCCCATAGTGCTGCTCCTGCCTCTGGCACCGGCCTCAGCCCAGGATTCCACTCCGGGCAGCCCCCTCTCTACCACAGAGTATGAGCGCTTCTTCGCGCTGCTGACCCCAACCTGGAAGGCGGAGACCACCTGCCGGCTCCGCGCCACCCACGGCTGCCGGAACCCCACCCTCGTCCAGCTGGACCAGTATGAAAACCACGGCCTGGTGCCCGACGGTGAGGGCCCGACTGGAGGGCCAGCCCTGAGCTCACCTGACACAGGGGAAGGGGATAGCTGGCTCCTTTCCCTGAGCCAGCTCCGCTCTGCAGACCCCAGGAGCCCACTGCCCCGCTCTGGGAGGAcgtcccctctgccctgcccagtgTGTTCACCTCCACACCGCCCTTCCCCAGGCGCTGTCTGCTCGGACCTCCCTTACGCCTCCTGGTTTGAATCCTTCTGCCAGTTTACTCAGTACCGTTGCTCCAACCACGTCTACTATGCCAAGGTGAGGCCAGGACGAAGGCTGGATGTCGTGGCCAGGACCTACGGAGAGGCTAGCAGTGAAGAGTTGAGGAAGGGCCCCAGGCCATCCTTAGCTCCTCCTTTCCTGCCACTTTGCCATCATTTACCCTGATTATATAGAAGTACAGTCTCACCTTGGGCGTTCAGACTGCCAGAACAATCCTGTTACTGCAAGAAAAGTAGGGAAGAGGCGAAGAGATAagcccttccctttcttccaacAGGGTGGTGATTTCAGTCAGAGTCAAATGCAAAAGACTGAAGGCAAGAGTGTGGGCCAGATGGGACTTTGATCTTGCAAGGCAACCACTTGTCAGGTCTAGCAGGTTCCACCAGGGGCCATGTCCCCTCATTCCTGCCCAGGAACTGTGAGAGCAAACATGAGGCACATGGACAGAGGATGAGCTGGAGCAGAAATCGGCCCCTTGGGAAAGGCATTcccactttccttctctccttgcaGAGAGTCCGGTGCTCCCAGCCAGTCTCAATCCTCTCACCTAACACTTTCAAGGAGGCAGACACTTCCCCTGACCTGCCGCTTACCAAGATGACCTCCCCCATGTCATCCCACATCACAGGTGAGGCCTTCCCAGGGCCCCGGGAAGACTACCAGCTACTCCTCCTCCGAGCCCAGGGTTGAAGGTGTCAGTGGGAGGGAAGCCGGGAGGATGTTGAGCCCGAGGAGGTAGCCGTGGGCAGCTATTTACGTAAGGGGGAGCCTGCTTTTCATGAATACAAGTTGGGGCTTTCCTATCCCAGAATATTTTCTGATTCCTAGATCC is a genomic window containing:
- the ING4 gene encoding inhibitor of growth protein 4 isoform X3 yields the protein MAAGMYLEHYLDSIENLPFELQRNFQLMRDLDQRTEDLKAEIDKLATEYMSSARSLSSEEKLALLKQIQEAYGKCKEFGDDKVQLAMQTYEMVDKHIRRLDTDLARFEADLKEKQIESSDYDSSSSKGKKKGRTQKEKKAARARSKGKNSDEEAPKAAQKKLKLVRTPEYGMPSVTFGSVHPSDVLDMPVDPNEPTYCLCHQVSYGEMIGCDNPDCSIEWFHFACVGLTTKPRGKWFCPRCSQERKKK
- the ING4 gene encoding inhibitor of growth protein 4 isoform X1, encoding MAAGMYLEHYLDSIENLPFELQRNFQLMRDLDQRTEDLKAEIDKLATEYMSSARSLSSEEKLALLKQIQEAYGKCKEFGDDKVQLAMQTYEMVDKHIRRLDTDLARFEADLKEKQIESSDYDSSSSKGKKKGRTQKEKKAARARSKGKNSDEEAPKAAQKKLKLVRTSPEYGMPSVTFGSVHPSDVLDMPVDPNEPTYCLCHQVSYGEMIGCDNPDCSIEWFHFACVGLTTKPRGKWFCPRCSQERKKK
- the ING4 gene encoding inhibitor of growth protein 4 isoform X4; translated protein: MAAGMYLEHYLDSIENLPFELQRNFQLMRDLDQRTEDLKAEIDKLATEYMSSARSLSSEEKLALLKQIQEAYGKCKEFGDDKVQLAMQTYEMVDKHIRRLDTDLARFEADLKEKQIESSDYDSSSSKGKKSRTQKEKKAARARSKGKNSDEEAPKAAQKKLKLVRTPEYGMPSVTFGSVHPSDVLDMPVDPNEPTYCLCHQVSYGEMIGCDNPDCSIEWFHFACVGLTTKPRGKWFCPRCSQERKKK
- the ING4 gene encoding inhibitor of growth protein 4 isoform X5, coding for MAAGMYLEHYLDSIENLPFELQRNFQLMRDLDQRTEDLKAEIDKLATEYMSSARSLSSEEKLALLKQIQEAYGKCKEFGDDKVQLAMQTYEMVDKHIRRLDTDLARFEADLKEKQIESSDYDSSSSKEGRTQKEKKAARARSKGKNSDEEAPKAAQKKLKLVRTSPEYGMPSVTFGSVHPSDVLDMPVDPNEPTYCLCHQVSYGEMIGCDNPDCSIEWFHFACVGLTTKPRGKWFCPRCSQERKKK
- the ING4 gene encoding inhibitor of growth protein 4 isoform X7, which translates into the protein MAAGMYLEHYLDSIENLPFELQRNFQLMRDLDQRTEDLKAEIDKLATEYMSSARSLSSEEKLALLKQIQEAYGKCKEFGDDKVQLAMQTYEMVDKHIRRLDTDLARFEADLKEKQIESSDYDSSSSKEGRTQKEKKAARARSKGKNSDEEAPKAAQKKLKLVRTPEYGMPSVTFGSVHPSDVLDMPVDPNEPTYCLCHQVSYGEMIGCDNPDCSIEWFHFACVGLTTKPRGKWFCPRCSQERKKK
- the ING4 gene encoding inhibitor of growth protein 4 isoform X9, which encodes MAGIENLPFELQRNFQLMRDLDQRTEDLKAEIDKLATEYMSSARSLSSEEKLALLKQIQEAYGKCKEFGDDKVQLAMQTYEMVDKHIRRLDTDLARFEADLKEKQIESSDYDSSSSKGKKKGRTQKEKKAARARSKGKNSDEEAPKAAQKKLKLVRTSPEYGMPSVTFGSVHPSDVLDMPVDPNEPTYCLCHQVSYGEMIGCDNPDCSIEWFHFACVGLTTKPRGKWFCPRCSQERKKK
- the ING4 gene encoding inhibitor of growth protein 4 isoform X2 — its product is MAAGMYLEHYLDSIENLPFELQRNFQLMRDLDQRTEDLKAEIDKLATEYMSSARSLSSEEKLALLKQIQEAYGKCKEFGDDKVQLAMQTYEMVDKHIRRLDTDLARFEADLKEKQIESSDYDSSSSKGKKSRTQKEKKAARARSKGKNSDEEAPKAAQKKLKLVRTSPEYGMPSVTFGSVHPSDVLDMPVDPNEPTYCLCHQVSYGEMIGCDNPDCSIEWFHFACVGLTTKPRGKWFCPRCSQERKKK
- the ING4 gene encoding inhibitor of growth protein 4 isoform X6 — translated: MAAGMYLEHYLDSIENLPFELQRNFQLMRDLDQRTEDLKAEIDKLATEYMSSARSLSSEEKLALLKQIQEAYGKCKEFGDDKVQLAMQTYEMVDKHIRRLDTDLARFEADLKEKQIESSDYDSSSSKGRTQKEKKAARARSKGKNSDEEAPKAAQKKLKLVRTSPEYGMPSVTFGSVHPSDVLDMPVDPNEPTYCLCHQVSYGEMIGCDNPDCSIEWFHFACVGLTTKPRGKWFCPRCSQERKKK
- the ING4 gene encoding inhibitor of growth protein 4 isoform X8; translation: MAAGMYLEHYLDSIENLPFELQRNFQLMRDLDQRTEDLKAEIDKLATEYMSSARSLSSEEKLALLKQIQEAYGKCKEFGDDKVQLAMQTYEMVDKHIRRLDTDLARFEADLKEKQIESSDYDSSSSKGRTQKEKKAARARSKGKNSDEEAPKAAQKKLKLVRTPEYGMPSVTFGSVHPSDVLDMPVDPNEPTYCLCHQVSYGEMIGCDNPDCSIEWFHFACVGLTTKPRGKWFCPRCSQERKKK